One part of the Vicia villosa cultivar HV-30 ecotype Madison, WI linkage group LG6, Vvil1.0, whole genome shotgun sequence genome encodes these proteins:
- the LOC131615155 gene encoding RING-H2 finger protein ATL5-like, with translation MFSETPFEDDYALIGKNMIGPFIVLVILFFIMLRTYFYHRHLRNQSLSSSSSNSLTTPTTFTEERLDPSVLKFLPIFTYSSSAVSCTLHDCAICLSEYTDGDECRKLPNCDHVFHSQCIDKWFTSQSNCPLCRTPVQPGTVESHIELGSASGSEESGEGSSNFPEPIECPRRPFRVIVELPSEVFQMRFHTQGSEVFRMESHTRE, from the coding sequence ATGTTTTCGGAAACTCCTTTTGAAGACGACTATGCCCTTATCGGCAAGAACATGATAGGTCCTTTCATCGTTTTAGTTATTTTGTTTTTCATCATGCTTCGCACTTATTTCTACCACCGTCACCTTCGCAATCAAAGTTTGTCCTCTTCAAGTTCAAACTCTCTCACCACTCCCACCACTTTCACAGAAGAACGTCTTGACCCTTCGGTTCTCAAATTCCTTCCCATCTTCACTTACTCTTCCTCCGCCGTCTCCTGTACTCTCCATGACTGTGCTATATGTTTGTCGGAGTATACGGATGGCGATGAATGTCGTAAGCTTCCAAACTGTGACCATGTTTTTCATTCTCAATGCATTGACAAATGGTTTACTTCTCAGTCTAATTGTCCGCTTTGTCGAACTCCGGTCCAACCGGGGACGGTTGAGTCTCATATTGAACTGGGGTCTGCTTCAGGTTCAGAAGAATCGGGTGAAGGTAGTTCGAATTTTCCTGAACCGATTGAGTGTCCAAGAAGACCGTTTAGAGTAATTGTTGAGTTGCCATCAGAGGTTTTTCAGATGAGATTTCATACCCAAGGATCAGAAGTTTTTCGGATGGAATCTCATACTCGAGAATAA
- the LOC131615156 gene encoding RING-H2 finger protein ATL5-like, with translation MFSESVLETDYTLSKDLIGTSILTFILFLIILRTYFYLRHHRNQRLFSASSNSLTTPTFTEERLDPTVLKSLPIFTYSSSAVRGTFHECAICLSEYTDGDECRMLPNCSHVFHSQCIDGWFTSHSNCPLCRAPVQPVTVESQVEPGFVSGLEGPGEGSSNFPEPIGCPRRPFRVIVEFPTEVFRMESHTRG, from the coding sequence ATGTTTTCAGAATCCGTCTTGGAAACAGATTATACCCTTAGCAAGGACCTGATAGGTACTTCCATCCTTACATTTATACTCTTTCTCATCATCCTTCGTACTTACTTTTACCTCCGCCACCATCGCAATCAACGTTTGTTCTCTGCAAGTTCAAACTCTCTTACGACTCCCACTTTTACTGAAGAACGTCTTGATCCTACCGTTCTCAAATCCCTTCCCATCTTTACCTACTCTTCTTCCGCCGTCCGCGGTACTTTTCATGAGTGTGCTATCTGTTTGTCGGAGTATACCGACGGCGATGAATGTCGTATGCTTCCAAACTGTAGCCATGTTTTTCATTCTCAATGTATTGACGGGTGGTTTACTTCTCACTCTAATTGTCCTTTATGTAGAGCTCCGGTCCAACCGGTGACGGTTGAGTCTCAGGTTGAACCGGGGTTTGTTTCGGGTTTAGAAGGACCGGGTGAGGGTAGTTCGAATTTTCCAGAACCGATTGGGTGTCCGAGAAGACCGTTTAGAGTAATTGTTGAGTTTCCAACAGAGGTTTTTCGGATGGAATCTCATACCCGAGGATAA